One part of the Desulfonema ishimotonii genome encodes these proteins:
- the priA gene encoding replication restart helicase PriA gives MTTPSQYIEVAIALPVDKTFTYAATPPLSHLICPGKRVLVPFRRRRVTGYVLGPAPPPRDYTAKAVLDVPDPSPLFPVEMIRFFRWVADYYLYPLGEVIRCALPGGLNRSDIETLSLTDAGRGACTSAILTPPEQEILRYLGKGPCKPGSLRRHMGSAMPAALLRMFERRGWVARERIAGRDQARQRTERYVAPGDGEMAGDSVSAPRKKILSVLRERGEVPLRALKEQVPTAAGLVRAMAQAGQVILSEKPVYRDPFGEPIRPDTPPKLTPEQAGIIGTVLENLDGGFSAWLLAGVTGSGKTEVYMRLARAVTDRDLPVVVLVPEIALISQMERRFRARFGEQVAVLHSGLSAGERYDQWLRILNGEARIIIGARSAIFAPCRRIGMIIVDEEHDTSYKQGADLLYNARDLAVVRARQLGGVALLGSATPSVQSFYNVKIRKFRELRLTRRVEKRPLPHISVVDLRQHRDVRGARRFITPPLHQAMKTALERREQVLIFLNRRGFASFPVCADCGAAVRCNHCDITLTLHRLASAYKCHYCGFTRPAPGACSACGSPNIKLLGMGTEKVEKAVNALFPEARVARMDRDTTTRKGSILKILKGLKNGAIDVLIGTQMVAKGHDFPNITVVGIICADLSLSMPDFRAGERTFQLLAQVAGRAGRGDVPGQVILQTYMPDHFSIMAARAQDFRAFYKTEIGFRKALGYPPESRLIQIRISGKDEEKTGDAARTLGLFCRDLRGRDTVYAAVEVLGPIESPISRIEDRYRWQMLLKGRNVSALRRFTRQMVSENAALFSHPKISVIVDVDPFFMS, from the coding sequence ATGACAACACCTTCTCAATACATTGAGGTCGCGATCGCCCTCCCCGTAGACAAGACCTTCACCTATGCGGCGACGCCACCGCTGTCGCATCTGATCTGCCCGGGCAAACGGGTTCTGGTTCCCTTCAGACGCCGCCGGGTCACCGGTTACGTGCTGGGACCGGCCCCGCCGCCCCGGGACTACACGGCCAAGGCGGTACTGGACGTGCCGGACCCGTCCCCCCTGTTTCCTGTCGAGATGATCCGATTTTTCAGATGGGTGGCGGACTATTATCTCTATCCCCTGGGCGAGGTCATCCGGTGCGCCCTGCCGGGGGGGCTGAACCGCAGCGACATCGAGACCCTCTCCCTGACCGACGCCGGGAGAGGGGCATGCACGTCCGCCATACTGACGCCGCCGGAACAGGAGATTCTGCGCTATCTGGGGAAGGGGCCGTGCAAGCCCGGCTCCCTGAGGCGGCATATGGGGTCTGCCATGCCCGCCGCCCTGCTCCGGATGTTCGAGCGTCGGGGATGGGTGGCCCGTGAACGAATTGCCGGACGGGATCAGGCCCGGCAGAGGACCGAGCGGTATGTGGCGCCGGGGGACGGGGAGATGGCCGGGGACAGCGTGTCGGCCCCGAGGAAAAAGATCCTTTCGGTTCTCCGGGAACGCGGCGAGGTTCCCCTGAGAGCGCTGAAAGAACAGGTGCCCACTGCGGCCGGTCTGGTGAGGGCCATGGCGCAGGCCGGGCAGGTGATCCTTTCTGAAAAGCCGGTTTACCGGGACCCCTTTGGCGAACCGATCCGGCCCGATACCCCGCCAAAGCTGACACCGGAACAGGCCGGGATTATCGGGACCGTGCTGGAAAACCTCGACGGCGGATTTTCCGCCTGGCTGCTGGCCGGGGTGACGGGGAGCGGAAAGACGGAGGTCTACATGCGGCTTGCGCGGGCGGTGACTGACCGGGATCTGCCGGTGGTGGTGCTGGTTCCCGAAATCGCCCTCATCTCCCAGATGGAGCGGCGGTTCCGCGCCCGGTTCGGCGAGCAGGTGGCGGTCCTTCACAGCGGGCTTTCAGCCGGGGAGCGCTACGACCAGTGGCTGCGGATTCTCAACGGCGAGGCCCGGATCATCATCGGGGCGCGCTCGGCCATTTTCGCGCCCTGCCGGCGGATCGGCATGATCATCGTGGACGAGGAACACGACACCTCCTACAAGCAGGGGGCCGACCTGCTCTACAACGCCCGTGACCTTGCCGTGGTCCGGGCCAGACAACTGGGCGGGGTGGCCCTGCTGGGATCGGCCACCCCGTCGGTCCAGTCCTTTTACAATGTGAAAATCCGGAAATTCCGGGAGCTGCGCCTGACCCGGCGCGTTGAAAAACGCCCCCTTCCGCACATCTCGGTGGTGGATCTGCGGCAGCACCGGGATGTCCGGGGGGCACGGCGCTTTATCACGCCACCGCTGCATCAGGCCATGAAGACGGCCCTGGAACGCAGAGAACAGGTGCTGATCTTCCTGAACCGCCGGGGATTTGCCAGCTTTCCGGTCTGTGCCGACTGCGGGGCTGCCGTCCGGTGCAATCACTGCGATATCACCCTGACCCTTCACCGGCTCGCCAGCGCCTACAAATGCCACTACTGCGGGTTCACCCGGCCCGCTCCCGGCGCCTGTTCCGCCTGCGGATCGCCGAACATCAAGCTGCTGGGCATGGGCACCGAAAAGGTGGAAAAGGCGGTCAACGCCCTCTTCCCGGAGGCACGGGTGGCACGCATGGACCGGGATACCACCACACGGAAGGGGTCGATCCTCAAGATCCTCAAAGGGCTGAAAAACGGGGCCATTGACGTGCTGATCGGCACCCAGATGGTGGCCAAGGGGCATGATTTCCCCAACATCACCGTGGTGGGGATCATCTGCGCGGACCTCTCCCTGAGTATGCCCGACTTCCGGGCCGGGGAGCGGACCTTTCAACTGCTGGCCCAGGTGGCCGGGCGGGCGGGGCGGGGGGATGTGCCGGGACAGGTGATTTTACAGACCTACATGCCCGATCATTTCAGCATTATGGCGGCCAGAGCGCAGGACTTCCGGGCCTTTTACAAGACTGAGATCGGCTTTCGGAAGGCCCTCGGCTATCCGCCGGAATCCCGGCTCATCCAGATCCGAATTTCGGGAAAGGACGAGGAAAAAACCGGTGATGCGGCCCGGACCCTGGGGCTTTTCTGCCGGGATCTCCGGGGGCGGGATACGGTTTACGCCGCCGTGGAGGTTCTCGGTCCCATTGAATCGCCCATCTCCCGGATCGAGGACCGGTACCGGTGGCAGATGCTCCTGAAGGGGCGTAACGTCAGTGCCCTGCGGCGGTTTACCCGGCAAATGGTTTCGGAGAATGCGGCGCTCTTCAGCCACCCGAAGATCAGCGTCATTGTGGATGTGGACCCGTTTTTTATGTCTTAG